Genomic window (Ictalurus punctatus breed USDA103 chromosome 16, Coco_2.0, whole genome shotgun sequence):
TTTCtgaaccactttatcctggccagggtCACAGTAGATTGATCTGGAgccaaggcaggaatacaccccgGATGGAACAACTTATTAGGTGGTAACAAAAATGATTAACCAGAAGAAACCCACTCCAAATATAAGGAAAAACTCTCTCCATAATtggagctcaggatcaaactccATAGTGTGATCTGTGAGGTGATGGTACTCGTACTTGGTTTCCAGACCAACCAGTTTTAACGACCAGGAATCAGCAATGGAAATGCATGTCATGGTATGTTATGTTGGACACCAGCTAGGTGCAAGGCAGGAACAAATCATGGAAGGGATGCTTATTTGttttaaggcaaaaaaaaaaaaaatggagtatCCAGAATAAAATTTgatcagaggggactgtaaggAGAATATGCAAGACGCTGCACAGGCCATAACTGGAGGTCTGGATCAAACACCAGATGATGGTGCTGTTAGGTACTGTtactaatatttattttccagacTAGAAACCAATTTGACAATCCAGAACCGGCTCTAGGCCTTCAACCCCAATATCAAAAAAGCTGGGACGCTGtgtacaatgtaaataaaaacagaatacattgatttgcaaatctcacagacccatatgttattcacaatagaacatatcaaatgtttaaactgaggaaatgtacgattttttttttaaaaaggtcattttgaatttgatggccacaacatgtCTCAGAAAAGTtaggacgggggcaacaaaaggctggaaaagtaagtgttcctaaaaagaaacagctggaagttaattggcaacaggtcagtaacatgattgggtataaaaaaaaaggatcttagagaggcagagtctttcagaagtaaagatgggcagaggttcagcagtctgcgaaaaactgcgtctacaagttgtggaacaatttcagaataatgttcctcaatgtaaaattgcgaagactatgaatatctcatcatctacagtacataagaTCATCAAAAAATTCtaagaatctggagaaatctctgtgcacaaggaACAagagtgaaaatcaatattgcatgcctgtgatcttcgggccctcggccggcactgcattaaaaacaggaacgattctgtaatggaaatcactgcatgggctcagaaacacctccagaactcattgtctgtgaacacagtttgccgtgccatccacaaacgctgggtaaagctctatcatgcaaagaagaagccatatgtggaCATGATTCAGAAACACCACCATCTcatctgggccaaagctcatttgaaatggactgaggcaaagagGAAAACTATTCTGTGGTCTGACAaattgaaatttgaaattctttttggaagcCATGGACGccacgtcctctaaactaaagaggactaaagaggagagggaccgtccggctttttatcagcgctcagttcaaaagcctacATCGCTGATGGTATGGttgtgcattagtgcctatggaatgggcagcttgcacatctggaaaggcaccatcaatgctgaaaggtgtaTACAGGTTTTCGAGCAACATGTTTCCATCCAGATTACATCCCATCTTTACAtctgagagactctgcttctctaagatactcttttaaTACCCGATAATATTACTGACCTGtcgccaattaacctaattagttgcaaaatgtttctcctgctctttctttttagtaacacttactttcccagccttctgttgccccgtcccaacctttttgagacgtgttgcggccatcaaattcaaaataaccTTATTTTTCCTTCAAATGGTAAATTTCCTGAATTTAAACgtttgatatgttttccatgttctattatgaataacatacgggtttatgagatttgcaaatcattgcattctgttttgatttacattttgcacagcgtcccaactctttttagaattggggttgtaatggAAATGCATCGACTGGCAAAAAAATTTTGGGCACCAGGAGGAAGGCAGCAATATACCCTGGATAGGACACCTatttggcatgtttttgggaagtcgGAGGAACTCGGAATACTCAaaagaaacccacacagagGTGACATGCAAAACTCTGCATAGGCCATGACTGGAGCTCAGAATCACACTCCAGACCCTAGAGCTGTGTGGTACTGGTACCGATATTTGGTTTTTAGACTAGCGACCAATTTGACAAACAAAATCCAGATTTTGCTGTGGAAATACAAGCAAGGGCATAAAATTGGGCATCAGCTAGATGCAAGGCCTTGGATAGGATGCCTATTTGGCATGTATTCTGGAAGTAGATGGAACCAAGAGTACCCAAAAGAAACCCAGATGGACACAAAGAAGACCTGCAAACTCTACATATGCCATAACTGGACCTCAGGATCAAAATGAAACCCCTCTGGCTGTTAGGTACTAGTACTTGGTTTTGAGACAAGCAACCAATTTTAACCAACAAGAACCAGTTATTTTGCAATGCACACCCTTTGAATGATATAAAATTGGCCACCAGCACCCAAACCGGTGCCAATGCTTTGttagtttaaaaaaaggtcCATCTATGAAGTAGTCCAGAAAGCATAATTGCATCATCTAGTAGCCATGGAGattgtttaaaaacattaaacgtAATGCTTTTGAATATCAGATGAGGAGGAACAAATTAGCCAGTCAGACATTGGTGGGAGGATTTATTTTTAGGTATAAAGACACAAGTCACAAAAGGGCAAATCCACCAGTTGTTGAACTGCTGATCAACTCAACACCACCGCTTGATCATCCTCCAGTCTGCAGATGAACACCACCGAGTTCCAGCAAAACCTCACAGACGAATTTTGCTATCCTGACAACAACAACTCATGCACAAAGAGGTTTCAACGCAGCAGCGGCCacgtcttcctcttcttcttactCTCATGCATCTCGGTGACCACCGTGCTCCTGAACCTGCTGGTGATCATCTCTATTTCCCACTTTAAACAGCTGCACACGCCAACCAATCTGCTCATCATGTCTCTGGCGGTGGCCGACCTCCTTGTTGGACTCATAGTGATGCCTGTGAATATTCTGGACCTAATAGACAGCTGCTGGTATCTCGGGAAAACCATGTGCGCACTTTATCCTGTGCTTAATTATATTTCCGTGTCGGCTTCGGCCGGAAGCCTGGTGTTCATCGCGGTCGATCGGTACATCGCCGTCTCCAACCCTTTGTTTTATTCCACCCGAATGACAATTTGTAAAACCTCCTTCTTCATAAGTCTGACCTGGTCTTGTGCTATTCtgtataacattttattttatcttttcaACGGCCACCTGCTTCATCCAGACATGATCAACAAATGTGTCGGAGAGTGTGTGGTGGTTCAAACTCACGCCGCCTCGATGATTGACCTGTTCGTTTCCTTCATCGGCCCTTGTTTCGCCATGCTGTTTTTGTACCTGAGGATTTTTAAAGTGGCGAGATATCAGGTCAAATCTATCAATGCTTTGGAGTGTGACAATGCACATGGGCGTGGGGTCAAAAGTGTAAAAAACAAAGCTGTAAAAACCCTAGgtattgttatttttgtgtatCTTTCTTGCTGGATACCTTATTATTTGAATTCCATGTATGTTCAAAGCCTGTCGTCCATGTCACTGGTGTGGATTGTGCTCAACTGGCTAATATACATTAACTCCTCTGTAAACCCCCTGATTTACGCCATATTTTACCCCTGGTTTAGAGCATCTGTTAAGTTTATTGTGACATGTAGAATATTCCAGGCTTCTTCTTCCAAGTTTAATCTGTTTCCAGAGCCTTTCTGATGACATAATCTCGCCACAACGTCTGAGGTACAAGTGGAAAATATCACCCGAGTTAacatatttttttctccctctgatATAATTATAACAATTGTGTTCTTATTGACGGACATTTCGTCTGTTAGGATGATAACGGTTAttaattgatactgaatgaagtCAATATCCATCCAAGACctcattctgttttattttccctGACAGACTAACAACAGCTGTGCTGTTATTGAACTgaaacatttctgaaacaatgaTCAAAATTatgttattgtttaaaattatgAACAAAGTCAATATCCGTCcaactcgtttttttttttcttctaatagACTTGCTGTTGAAAAAttgctgggtttttttccccctgatagAATTACAAAAATGTTCTCAGGATAATGAAGGAAGATTATATCCATCTGATTAAAATACATATGAGACTTCaatctgatcatttttaatTAGAATTGCTTGTTTTAATATGCTGTTACGGGCCGCTATCGAATCCACCCAAGATGTCTTTCTGACAagcttctgcttttttttttttttttttttttctttctttctgtcagacaaatgaaaaaaaaaaaaaaaaaaaggtgctgtTTATAAATCGGATGAAGT
Coding sequences:
- the LOC108276673 gene encoding trace amine-associated receptor 13c-like codes for the protein MNTTEFQQNLTDEFCYPDNNNSCTKRFQRSSGHVFLFFLLSCISVTTVLLNLLVIISISHFKQLHTPTNLLIMSLAVADLLVGLIVMPVNILDLIDSCWYLGKTMCALYPVLNYISVSASAGSLVFIAVDRYIAVSNPLFYSTRMTICKTSFFISLTWSCAILYNILFYLFNGHLLHPDMINKCVGECVVVQTHAASMIDLFVSFIGPCFAMLFLYLRIFKVARYQVKSINALECDNAHGRGVKSVKNKAVKTLGIVIFVYLSCWIPYYLNSMYVQSLSSMSLVWIVLNWLIYINSSVNPLIYAIFYPWFRASVKFIVTCRIFQASSSKFNLFPEPF